In Plasmodium malariae genome assembly, chromosome: 11, the following proteins share a genomic window:
- the myoE gene encoding myosin E, putative — MNNNFEEPNFKEGDLVWCMNTPSTPEKNDVPYTLCRVVGKIKNNDSDGDNGRNNHNDGNDDNSGNGDNNGNDSSDGNKGSNCDEQMILSKHNDCSGNTFPSDPKGLYKANNLFLLNQKDMLKLKYINEPAILNHLHERFKNKKYYTKMGPLLLFINPQINININNEETIRKYRFTETLDDLNLNEYHVASNAMRNLNSLKRNQSIIITGESGSGKSEISKNIINFLSYTVKRRKKGKGTLAAVDTSEEAEIEAKEEVQVAPEAEEAVKVETTTNETAVIDTEKTTDTEAVIDAATDAEAAKGGADAKCVISKLIKHADVLIEAFGNARTEKNGNSSRFSKFCTVHIDREERIKSVHMKKFLFDKGRLTNRRANESSFNIFYYIINGSSEKFKNMYFLKNVQDYNILKNEGNIEKSIDYSTKFLELLKSLNYIFDDDKEIDFIFSVLSALLLLGNVESVRTLARKSIFRKSFLCESSPNYEELQKNLENSSDDLQIDSNTKSFLIACKLLNIDAEELVKYFTTNYLFNDVILMKIHNEMKIHKKIENFIKTCYEELFNWVLHKINNKCTNGIKEEIGKNDNYINILDLIHFENFREQNSLYELLVNTSSEAVQKMQIDFLYKRRTQELQEEGIELFYDISSIDNEKLYNSLVQGEQTTSSLFSYLESVSTKKLFNKSNLHISVVNAFRNNKFIKKDYNCCDGSNDYNDDDKDDDNHYNNDNDNDNDNDNDNDNDNDNDNHSENPSELNKKAFVVVHSGGEVLYHTENFIDTNIEILTNRFIDLVKKSGNVYMQQLCTAFKYDDNGNIVEEKRRYSIQSALKLFRRKYDTKNQMAVTVLRNNLLELSKMQENTFCHFIMCIKSNSGNKDLYSFDTRMVLKQITYFHIVHMGQLKGRYFPHSFRFSEFLSIFNLKKGGGEGGDSVTTNTAIGLARGNRNNGDVDEYIEQEDDVKRGVYNKEVGNNKLDMEVEDMKVMEDLQEERDNKMIYGDEADGKEEAHNEGLEREEVQNLLKSYNISRKEWILGESKVFMSDVSLKILINHRFPKLPELLKNGEDEEENLIDDEENPWKNEAKERTMYLDCVKLNKKRDRKEVKEEGQTEIEMEMEGDREMEMERESEMERESEMERESEMEREREMEMERESEMERESEMDMERDREREKRDLYAYSLKGTRELNNEKQRYEDDEEFNEEEITSEQEEEFEVADLKKIDEYHNYDGVNEDDPVLRSNNEICKEGEEENRELVEPTDKEVNKSFEVIESNNKETKIEENKGEDSLEDYEMMNLVHSETIFKNRLDELNDDLKKFNPIISHVQKDNVYNKGIENPYSKKYMQSTINEKSDNEEENGKQDEEKSGNTHSGEVKGEKSAENEERNEQQNEMQNEQQNEGEEGEKEGHVNGAEMGEDDPNKNEAKKGEKKKKKKRRRKKKRSSLTSRKEEEEEADQENRADVNEEKVKGEEGGDDKEEMKEEQNDLDEINKEKNDLDESNKEKNDLDESNKEQNDLGESNKEQNDLGESNKEQNDLGEGKDEKSDLGESNKEKNYLSEGKDEKSDLGEVKAEVSCLGEHTLSKNDTDNEGMKEKEVHEVEEVHEADAQADHRKDEDENGEDVRDGEAENNEKKVEEVAEGKIRELDDNEENMEEDEEENIKTDEMVEFIAKEHEMEEEQEERLEEEIVKGEERTKKDEMESEKSQEYIMGSEKSQEDIMGSEKSQEDIMGSEKSQDDIMEMDRSQENVMEMDRSQENVIEMDISQEDVMEMDRSQEDVMEMDRSQEDVMEEGDGKEEDDADNNEKKMNDLTQQEDMNMSNEDTKNMFDEDPVDENYIGYNINCFKGVLPTKIKKNMNKLLSHKSEEINYIKRMLDCYDCTQDGIYEHCIIETNYGNNIIEGEELGLYNNADLKNPRKKNDLLSHLNDIYICQANEKKHLMTILKKMVSTIEMVHGRKWNIFLCSCEYYFKSFVANEDKLILDQPNSSDTLKNKLLYNEECNYHNNENEEVHKHNCSPIVEYLTLPTNKDTHEISISNNADKKYIKDNYNILCFRSRNTTKLDFMNSKAFYESIHYKKVRTKNITHVHTDFSYMDDKMKCNFKQHVINEFINNPNITMEDIGDSLLSLATHFYHDKKGTWCVFVSKRKAFTGVVNIVKNRYLRMTAKNGNRRYNIVLFETPV, encoded by the coding sequence GGTTTGGTGTATGAACACCCCTTCTACTCCAGAAAAGAATGATGTGCCGTATACATTATGTCGTGTAgttggaaaaataaaaaataatgatagtGATGGTGATAATGGTCGTAATAATCATAATGATggtaatgatgataatagtGGAAATGGTGATAATAATGGTAACGATAGTAGTGATGGGAATAAAGGTAGTAACTGCGATGAACAAATGATTCTATCTAAACACAACGATTGCAGTGGGAACACGTTTCCGAGTGATCCGAAGGGTTTATACAAAGcaaacaatttatttttattaaatcaaAAGGATAtgctaaaattaaaatatattaatgaaccAGCAATTTTGAATCATTTACACGAgagatttaaaaataaaaaatattatactaaAATGGGCCCATtgttactttttattaacccacaaataaatattaacataaataatgaGGAAACTATTCGTAAATATAGATTCACAGAAACATTAGATGACTTAAATTTAAACGAATACCATGTTGCAAGCAACGCCATGAGGAACCTAAATTCGTTAAAGAGAAATCAGTCTATTATTATCACTGGTGAATCAGGGTCAGGAAAAAGTGAAATATcaaagaatattataaattttctttcttaTACTGTAAAAAGGAGAAAGAAGGGAAAAGGCACGCTAGCAGCAGTAGATACAAGTGAGGAAGCAGAAATAGAAGCAAAAGAGGAAGTACAAGTAGCACCAGAAGCGGAAGAAGCAGTAAAGGTAGAAACAACAACGAACGAAACAGCAGTAATAGATACAGAAAAAACAACAGACACAGAAGCAGTAATAGATGCAGCAACAGACGCAGAAGCAGCAAAGGGTGGTGCTGACGCAAAGTGCGTTATTTCGAAATTGATAAAACATGCAGATGTTCTCATAGAAGCGTTCGGAAATGCGCGAACGGAGAAGAATGGAAACTCGAGCAGATTTTCAAAATTCTGTACAGTACATATAGACAGAGAGGAAAGGATAAAATCTGTGcacatgaaaaaatttttattcgaTAAAGGGCGTTTGACAAATAGAAGAGCAAACGAAAGCTcgtttaacatattttattatattataaatggatcaagtgaaaaatttaagaacatgtattttttgaaaaatgtgcaagattataacatattaaaaaatgagggCAATATTGAAAAATCAATAGATTATTCAACTAAATTTTTAGAATTACTAAAatctttaaattatatatttgatgaCGATAAGGAAATagactttattttttcagtaCTTTCAgcattactattattagGAAATGTGGAGAGCGTAAGAACACTAGCTCGTAAGTCAATATTTCGTAAAAGTTTCTTATGTGAAAGTTCTCCTAATTATGAAGAATTAcagaaaaatttagaaaattcTAGCGATGATTTACAAATAGATAGTAATACTAAATCCTTTTTAATTGCATGCAAACTACTTAATATTGATGCTGAAGAGTTGGTAAAATATTTCACAACGAATTATCTATTTAATGATGTAATACTTATGAAAATTCataatgaaatgaaaattcataaaaaaatagaaaattttattaagacATGTTATGAAGAATTATTCAATTGGGtgttacataaaattaataataaatgcacAAATGGGATAAAGGAagaaataggaaaaaatgataattatataaatatactagATTTAATACACTTTGAAAATTTCCGTGAGCAGAACTCCTTATATGAGTTGTTAGTAAATACAAGTAGTGAAGCTGTGCAAAAAATGCAGATAGATTTCTTATATAAACGAAGGACACAGGAATTACAAGAAGAGGGAATAGAACTGTTCTATGATATATCAAGTATAgacaatgaaaaattatataattcgCTAGTGCAAGGGGAACAAACAACATCTTCTCTATTTTCCTACTTAGAAAGTGTTTcaactaaaaaattatttaacaaGAGCAATTTACACATCTCTGTAGTTAACGCATTTaggaataataaatttataaaaaaggactATAATTGTTGTGATGGTAGTAATGATTATAACGATGACGATAAGGATGATGATAATCATtacaataatgataatgataatgataatgataatgataatgataacgATAACGATAACGATAATGATAACCATAGCGAAAATCCATCAGAGTTGAATAAAAAAGCATTCGTTGTCGTACATTCGGGCGGAGAAGTTCTTTACCACACTGAGAACTTTATAGATACTAACATCgaaattttaacaaatagaTTTATTGACTTAGTTAAAAAGTCGGGAAATGTGTACATGCAACAACTTTGTACTGCCTTTAAATATGATGACAATGGTAACATAGTGGAGGAAAAAAGAAGGTATAGTATTCAGTCTGctctaaaattatttagaaGGAAATATGATACTAAAAATCAAATGGCTGTTACAGTGCTGAGAAATAATTTACTTGAATTATCTAAAATGCAAGAGAACACCTTTTgtcattttattatgtgcATAAAATCTAATAGTGGTAATAAGGATTTATATTCCTTTGACACAAGGATGGTCTTAAAACAGATAACGTATTTTCACATTGTGCACATGGGGCAGCTGAAAGGCCGCTATTTTCCCCACTCATTTCGTTTTTCTGAATTCTTGTCTATTTTCAACCTGAAGAAAGGTGGAGGAGAAGGGGGAGACTCAGTCACGACTAATACAGCTATCGGCTTAGCCAGAGGCAATCGCAACAATGGAGATGTGGATGAATATATTGAACAGGAAGACGATGTAAAGAGGGGGGTGTATAACAAAGAGGTCGGTAACAATAAGCTTGACATGGAAGTGGAGGATATGAAAGTGATGGAAGACTTGCAAGAGGAGAGGGATAACAAAATGATCTATGGAGATGAGGCCGATGGCAAAGAGGAGGCACACAATGAAGGGTTAGAAAGGGAAGAGGTTCAGAATTTGTTGAAGTCTTACAACATAAGTAGGAAGGAATGGATATTAGGAGAGAGTAAAGTTTTTATGAGCGATGTTTCActcaaaatattaattaatcaTAGATTTCCAAAGTTACCGgaattgttaaaaaatggAGAAGATGAGGAGGAAAACTTGATTGATGATGAGGAAAATCCATGGAAGAATGAAGCAAAAGAGAGGACGATGTACTTAGACTGTGTgaagttaaataaaaaacgcGACAGAAAGGAGGTAAAAGAAGAGGGACAAACAGAGATTGAAATGGAAATGGAAGGAGATAGGGAAATGGAAATGGAAAGGGAAAGTGAAATGGAAAGGGAAAGTGAAATGGAAAGGGAAAGTGAAATGGAAAGGGAAAGGGAAATGGAAATGGAAAGGGAAAGTGAAATGGAAAGGGAAAGTGAAATGGATATGGAAAGAGACAGGGAAAGGGAGAAAAGAGATTTATATGCCTATTCACTGAAAGGTACAAGAGAActgaataatgaaaaacagAGATACGAGGATGACGAAGAGTTCAACGAAGAAGAAATAACCAGTGAACAGGAGGAAGAATTCGAAGTAGccgatttaaaaaaaattgatgaGTATCATAACTATGATGGTGTAAATGAAGATGACCCTGTTCTACGTTCGAATAATGAAATTTGCAAGGAAGGGGAAGAAGAAAATCGTGAACTTGTTGAACCTACTGACAAAGAGGTTAATAAATCATTTGAAGTAATAGAATCAAATAATAAGGAAAcgaaaatagaagaaaataaaggaGAAGACTCCCTTGAGGATTACGAAATGATGAACCTAGTCCATAGTgaaactatttttaaaaatagattAGATGAACTAAATGACGATTTGAAAAAGTTCAACCCCATAATTAGTCATGTGCAGAAAGATAATGTGTATAATAAAGGAATAGAAAATccatatagtaaaaaatatatgcaaagtaccataaatgaaaaaagcgACAATGAAGAGGAGAATGGTAAGCAAGATGAGGAGAAGTCTGGCAATACACATTCGGGAGAAGTCAAGGGTGAAAAATCAGCCGAAAATGAGGAGAGAAATGAACAGCAAAATGAAATGCAGAATGAACAACAGAATGAAGGGGAAGAGGGGGAAAAGGAAGGACACGTGAATGGAGCCGAAATGGGCGAGGATGATCCTAACAAGaatgaagcaaaaaaaggggagaaaaagaaaaaaaagaaaagaagaagaaagaagaaaagaagtTCATTAACAAGTAGAAAGGAGGAGGAGGAGGAGGCGGATCAGGAAAATAGGGCAGACGTGAACGAAGAAAAGGTAAAAGGAGAGGAGGGAGGAGATGATAAAGAAGAGATGAAGGAAGAGCAGAACGACCTGGATGAGATTAACAAAGAGAAGAACGACCTGGATGAGAGTAACAAAGAGAAGAACGATCTGGATGAGAGTAACAAAGAGCAGAACGACCTGGGTGAGAGTAACAAAGAGCAGAACGACCTGGGTGAGAGTAACAAAGAGCAGAACGACCTGGGTGAGGGCAAAGACGAGAAGAGCGACTTGGGTGAGAGTAACAAAGAGAAGAACTACTTGAGTGAGGGTAAAGACGAGAAGAGCGACTTGGGTGAAGTTAAAGCAGAAGTGAGCTGCCTGGGTGAACATACATTAAGCAAAAATGATACAGATAATGAAGGAATGAAGGAGAAAGAGGTACACGAAGTAGAAGAAGTGCATGAAGCAGACGCACAAGCAGATCACAGAAAGGATGAAGATGAGAATGGAGAAGATGTGAGGGATGGAGAGGCAGAGAATAATGAGAAAAAGGTGGAAGAAGTTGCTGAAGGTAAGATAAGAGAGTTAGATGACAACGAAGAAAACATGGAGGAGGATGAGgaggaaaatattaaaacagaTGAAATGGTGGAATTTATAGCAAAGGAACATGAAATGGAGGAAGAGCAGGAAGAGAGATTAGAGGAAGAAATAGTAAAGGGAGAGGAAAGAACAAAGAAGGATGAAATGGAAAGTGAAAAATCGCAGGAGTATATAATGGGAAGTGAAAAATCGCAGGAGGATATAATGGGAAGTGAAAAATCGCAGGAGGATATAATGGGAAGTGAAAAATCGCAGGATGATATAATGGAAATGGACAGATCACAAGAGAATGTAATGGAAATGGACAGATCACAAGAGAATGTAATAGAAATGGACATATCACAAGAAGATGTAATGGAAATGGACAGATCACAAGAAGATGTAATGGAAATGGACAGATCACAAGAGGATGTAATGGAGGAGGGAGATGGAAAAGAAGAAGATGATGCAGACaataatgagaaaaaaatgaacgatTTAACACAGCAAGAGGATATGAACATGTCGAATGAGGATACGAAAAATATGTTTGATGAAGACCCTGTTGATGAAAATTACATAGGTTACAATATAAACTGTTTTAAAGGTGTCCTGCCaacaaagataaaaaaaaacatgaataaattattaagtcATAAAAGTGAAgagataaattatattaagcGTATGTTGGACTGTTATGATTGTACACAGGATGGCATATATGAACATTGTATTATTGAAACAAATTatggaaataatattatagaaGGAGAAGAATTAggattatataataatgcagATTTAAAAAACCctaggaaaaaaaatgacttACTTAGTCATCTaaatgatatatacatatgtcaAGCAAATGAAAAGAAGCACTTAATgactatattaaaaaaaatggtatcAACAATAGAAATGGTACATGGAAGAAAATGGAATATCTTTTTATGCTCGTGTgagtattattttaaatcttTTGTAGCTAATGaagataaattaatattggATCAACCAAATAGTAGTGATacattgaaaaataaattattatataatgaagaatGTAATTATCACAAcaatgaaaatgaagaagtTCATAAACATAATTGTAGTCCAATCGTAGAATATTTAACTCTACCAACAAACAAAGATACACATGAAATTTCTATTTCTAATAATGCtgataagaaatatataaaagataattataatatcttATGTTTTAGATCTAGAAATACTACTAAGTTAGATTTTATGAATTCTAAAGCTTTTTATGAATCGatacattataaaaaggtacgaacaaaaaatataacacatgtacatactgatttttcttatatggatgataaaatgaaatgtaattttaaacaacatgttataaatgaatttattaataatccTAATATTACTATGGAAGATATAGGAGATAGTCTCTTAAGCTTAGCTACTCACTTTTATCATGATAAAAAAGGGACTTGGTGTGTTTTCGTTTCTAAGAGGAAAGCTTTTACTGGTGTTGTAAATATTGTGAAAAATAGATATCTCAGAATGACTGCTAAGAATGGAAATAGACGTTACAACATCGTCTTGTTTGAGACGCCGGTTTAG